A single region of the Pectinophora gossypiella chromosome 2, ilPecGoss1.1, whole genome shotgun sequence genome encodes:
- the LOC126377720 gene encoding aryl hydrocarbon receptor nuclear translocator homolog isoform X3 translates to MSLLTDVCRGSHYPRSDEDDASGGKYTRMEEDNIQDKERFASRENHCEIERRRRNKMTAYITELSDMVPTCSALARKPDKLTILRMAVAHMKALRGTGNTSTDGTYKPSFLTDQELKHLILEAADGFLFVVSCDTGRIIYVSDSIAPVLNYSQGEWYSSCLYDQVHPDDVEKVREQLSTQEPQNTGRILDLKTGTVKKEGHQSSMRQVMGSRRGFICRMRVGGSAEGAHLGRLRARNSLGPSHDGHNYAVVHCTGYIKNWPPTDLFPGMQMDRPVEDELHASHCCLVAIGRLQVTSTPNASESSVCGGGVEFVSRHSADGRFTFADQRATQVVGYAPADLLGKLCYEFYHPEDQQHMRDNFDQVLKLKGQIISLMYRFRTKSREWVWLRTSAFAFLNPYNDDVEYIVCTNTLANRSLGSTAGEAAPEENYDYHLRHRDVYQAQAQAQPPAIHQQHHAPPVGAAAHARSPGEAGAPAAGYAPHYAPEYSPHRPANTPPHTTWTTLRPGGAGNETYAYSGEAGGAAGAAASPARSPPAPAYLPPAAHYHHPHPTHGMWSWQGGGAGGVAPAPGAEAGHAPHELSDMLQILDQSGGATFEDLNINMFNSNFE, encoded by the exons ATCCGATGAAGACGACGCAAGTGGCGGGAAATATACAAGGATGGAGGAGGACAATATTCAAGACAAAGAGAGGTTTGCGAG TCGCGAGAATCACTGCGAGATCGAACGCCGCCGGCGGAACAAGATGACAGCGTATATCACGGAACTATCTGACATGGTTCCAACATGCTCCGCCCTCGCACGCAAGCCCGACAAGCTCACCATACTGCGGATGGCTGTGGCACACATGAAAGCTTTGAGag GCACCGGCAATACTTCCACTGATGGTACCTACAAACCGTCTTTCTTAACTGACCAGGAACTAAAGCACTTGATTCTTGAAGCAGCCGACGGATTCCTGTTCGTTGTGAGCTGCGACACCGGCCGCATTATTTATGTTAGTGACAGCATAGCTCCAGTACTGAACTACTCTCAG GGAGAATGGTACTCGTCGTGCTTATATGATCAGGTACATCCTGATGACGTCGAAAAGGTGCGAGAACAATTGAGCACCCAGGAGCCCCAGAACACGGGGCGTATTTTAGATCTGAAGACTGGAACTGTTAAAAAAGAGGGACATCAAT CATCCATGCGTCAAGTGATGGGTTCGCGGCGCGGGTTCATCTGTCGCATGCGTGTCGGAGGGTCGGCCGAGGGCGCCCATCTCGGCCGCCTGCGCGCGCGCAACTCGCTGGGTCCGTCGCACGACGGCCACAACTATGCCGTCGTCCATTGTACTGGATATATTAAAAACTGGCCTCCTACAG ATCTGTTTCCAGGCATGCAGATGGACCGCCCGGTGGAAGACGAGCTCCATGCTTCACATTGCTGTCTCGTCGCCATCGGAAGATTACAG GTGACATCAACACCAAACGCGTCGGAGAGCAGCGtgtgcggcggcggcgtggaGTTCGTGTCGCGGCACTCGGCGGACGGGCGGTTCACGTTCGCGGACCAGCGCGCCACGCAGGTGGTCGGGTACGCGCCCGCCGACCTGCTCGGGAAACTGTGCTACGAGTTCTACCACCCCGAGGACCAACAGCATATGAGGGACAACTTTGACCAAG TGCTGAAATTAAAGGGCCAAATAATCTCTTTGATGTACCGGTTTCGCACCAAAAGCAGAGAGTGGGTTTGGCTGAGAACTTCCGCCTTCGCCTTCTTAAATCCATACAACGACGACGTAGAATATATCGTTTGCACAAATACCTTGGCTAA TCGTTCGTTGGGCAGTACAGCGGGCGAGGCGGCGCCCGAGGAGAACTACGACTACCACCTGCGGCACCGGGACGTGTACCAGGCGCAGGCGCAGGCGCAGCCTCCCGCCATACACCAGCAGCATCACGCGCCGCCAG TAGGCGCGGCGGCGCACGCGCGCTCCCCGGGCGAGGCGGGCGCGCCGGCCGCGGGCTACGCGCCGCACTACGCGCCCGAGTACTCGCCGCACAGGCCCGCCAACACGCCGCCGCACACCACCTGGACCACCCTGCGCCCG GGCGGCGCCGGCAACGAGACGTACGCGTACAGCGGcgaggcgggcggcgcggcgggcgcggccgcgTCCCCCGCGCgctcgccgcccgcgcccgcctaCCTGCCGCCCGCCGCGCACTACCACCACCCGCACCCCACGCACG GTATGTGGTCGTGGCAGGGCGGCGGCGCAGGCGGCGTGGCGCCGGCGCCGGGCGCTGAGGCGGGCCACGCGCCGCACGAGCTGTCCGACATGCTGCAGATACTGGACCAGAGCGGCGGCGCCACCTTCGAAGACCTCAATATCAACATGTTCAACTCCAACTTCGAATAG
- the LOC126377720 gene encoding aryl hydrocarbon receptor nuclear translocator homolog isoform X1 yields MSAVAPTIPGADPAKDIQKRRAGSIGSDEDDASGGKYTRMEEDNIQDKERFASRENHCEIERRRRNKMTAYITELSDMVPTCSALARKPDKLTILRMAVAHMKALRGTGNTSTDGTYKPSFLTDQELKHLILEAADGFLFVVSCDTGRIIYVSDSIAPVLNYSQGEWYSSCLYDQVHPDDVEKVREQLSTQEPQNTGRILDLKTGTVKKEGHQSSMRQVMGSRRGFICRMRVGGSAEGAHLGRLRARNSLGPSHDGHNYAVVHCTGYIKNWPPTDLFPGMQMDRPVEDELHASHCCLVAIGRLQVTSTPNASESSVCGGGVEFVSRHSADGRFTFADQRATQVVGYAPADLLGKLCYEFYHPEDQQHMRDNFDQVLKLKGQIISLMYRFRTKSREWVWLRTSAFAFLNPYNDDVEYIVCTNTLANRSLGSTAGEAAPEENYDYHLRHRDVYQAQAQAQPPAIHQQHHAPPVGAAAHARSPGEAGAPAAGYAPHYAPEYSPHRPANTPPHTTWTTLRPGGAGNETYAYSGEAGGAAGAAASPARSPPAPAYLPPAAHYHHPHPTHGMWSWQGGGAGGVAPAPGAEAGHAPHELSDMLQILDQSGGATFEDLNINMFNSNFE; encoded by the exons ATCCGATGAAGACGACGCAAGTGGCGGGAAATATACAAGGATGGAGGAGGACAATATTCAAGACAAAGAGAGGTTTGCGAG TCGCGAGAATCACTGCGAGATCGAACGCCGCCGGCGGAACAAGATGACAGCGTATATCACGGAACTATCTGACATGGTTCCAACATGCTCCGCCCTCGCACGCAAGCCCGACAAGCTCACCATACTGCGGATGGCTGTGGCACACATGAAAGCTTTGAGag GCACCGGCAATACTTCCACTGATGGTACCTACAAACCGTCTTTCTTAACTGACCAGGAACTAAAGCACTTGATTCTTGAAGCAGCCGACGGATTCCTGTTCGTTGTGAGCTGCGACACCGGCCGCATTATTTATGTTAGTGACAGCATAGCTCCAGTACTGAACTACTCTCAG GGAGAATGGTACTCGTCGTGCTTATATGATCAGGTACATCCTGATGACGTCGAAAAGGTGCGAGAACAATTGAGCACCCAGGAGCCCCAGAACACGGGGCGTATTTTAGATCTGAAGACTGGAACTGTTAAAAAAGAGGGACATCAAT CATCCATGCGTCAAGTGATGGGTTCGCGGCGCGGGTTCATCTGTCGCATGCGTGTCGGAGGGTCGGCCGAGGGCGCCCATCTCGGCCGCCTGCGCGCGCGCAACTCGCTGGGTCCGTCGCACGACGGCCACAACTATGCCGTCGTCCATTGTACTGGATATATTAAAAACTGGCCTCCTACAG ATCTGTTTCCAGGCATGCAGATGGACCGCCCGGTGGAAGACGAGCTCCATGCTTCACATTGCTGTCTCGTCGCCATCGGAAGATTACAG GTGACATCAACACCAAACGCGTCGGAGAGCAGCGtgtgcggcggcggcgtggaGTTCGTGTCGCGGCACTCGGCGGACGGGCGGTTCACGTTCGCGGACCAGCGCGCCACGCAGGTGGTCGGGTACGCGCCCGCCGACCTGCTCGGGAAACTGTGCTACGAGTTCTACCACCCCGAGGACCAACAGCATATGAGGGACAACTTTGACCAAG TGCTGAAATTAAAGGGCCAAATAATCTCTTTGATGTACCGGTTTCGCACCAAAAGCAGAGAGTGGGTTTGGCTGAGAACTTCCGCCTTCGCCTTCTTAAATCCATACAACGACGACGTAGAATATATCGTTTGCACAAATACCTTGGCTAA TCGTTCGTTGGGCAGTACAGCGGGCGAGGCGGCGCCCGAGGAGAACTACGACTACCACCTGCGGCACCGGGACGTGTACCAGGCGCAGGCGCAGGCGCAGCCTCCCGCCATACACCAGCAGCATCACGCGCCGCCAG TAGGCGCGGCGGCGCACGCGCGCTCCCCGGGCGAGGCGGGCGCGCCGGCCGCGGGCTACGCGCCGCACTACGCGCCCGAGTACTCGCCGCACAGGCCCGCCAACACGCCGCCGCACACCACCTGGACCACCCTGCGCCCG GGCGGCGCCGGCAACGAGACGTACGCGTACAGCGGcgaggcgggcggcgcggcgggcgcggccgcgTCCCCCGCGCgctcgccgcccgcgcccgcctaCCTGCCGCCCGCCGCGCACTACCACCACCCGCACCCCACGCACG GTATGTGGTCGTGGCAGGGCGGCGGCGCAGGCGGCGTGGCGCCGGCGCCGGGCGCTGAGGCGGGCCACGCGCCGCACGAGCTGTCCGACATGCTGCAGATACTGGACCAGAGCGGCGGCGCCACCTTCGAAGACCTCAATATCAACATGTTCAACTCCAACTTCGAATAG
- the LOC126377720 gene encoding aryl hydrocarbon receptor nuclear translocator homolog isoform X2: protein MSAVAPTIPGADPAKDIQKRRAGSIGSDEDDASGGKYTRMEEDNIQDKERFASRENHCEIERRRRNKMTAYITELSDMVPTCSALARKPDKLTILRMAVAHMKALRGTGNTSTDGTYKPSFLTDQELKHLILEAADGFLFVVSCDTGRIIYVSDSIAPVLNYSQGEWYSSCLYDQVHPDDVEKVREQLSTQEPQNTGRILDLKTGTVKKEGHQSSMRQVMGSRRGFICRMRVGGSAEGAHLGRLRARNSLGPSHDGHNYAVVHCTGYIKNWPPTGMQMDRPVEDELHASHCCLVAIGRLQVTSTPNASESSVCGGGVEFVSRHSADGRFTFADQRATQVVGYAPADLLGKLCYEFYHPEDQQHMRDNFDQVLKLKGQIISLMYRFRTKSREWVWLRTSAFAFLNPYNDDVEYIVCTNTLANRSLGSTAGEAAPEENYDYHLRHRDVYQAQAQAQPPAIHQQHHAPPVGAAAHARSPGEAGAPAAGYAPHYAPEYSPHRPANTPPHTTWTTLRPGGAGNETYAYSGEAGGAAGAAASPARSPPAPAYLPPAAHYHHPHPTHGMWSWQGGGAGGVAPAPGAEAGHAPHELSDMLQILDQSGGATFEDLNINMFNSNFE from the exons ATCCGATGAAGACGACGCAAGTGGCGGGAAATATACAAGGATGGAGGAGGACAATATTCAAGACAAAGAGAGGTTTGCGAG TCGCGAGAATCACTGCGAGATCGAACGCCGCCGGCGGAACAAGATGACAGCGTATATCACGGAACTATCTGACATGGTTCCAACATGCTCCGCCCTCGCACGCAAGCCCGACAAGCTCACCATACTGCGGATGGCTGTGGCACACATGAAAGCTTTGAGag GCACCGGCAATACTTCCACTGATGGTACCTACAAACCGTCTTTCTTAACTGACCAGGAACTAAAGCACTTGATTCTTGAAGCAGCCGACGGATTCCTGTTCGTTGTGAGCTGCGACACCGGCCGCATTATTTATGTTAGTGACAGCATAGCTCCAGTACTGAACTACTCTCAG GGAGAATGGTACTCGTCGTGCTTATATGATCAGGTACATCCTGATGACGTCGAAAAGGTGCGAGAACAATTGAGCACCCAGGAGCCCCAGAACACGGGGCGTATTTTAGATCTGAAGACTGGAACTGTTAAAAAAGAGGGACATCAAT CATCCATGCGTCAAGTGATGGGTTCGCGGCGCGGGTTCATCTGTCGCATGCGTGTCGGAGGGTCGGCCGAGGGCGCCCATCTCGGCCGCCTGCGCGCGCGCAACTCGCTGGGTCCGTCGCACGACGGCCACAACTATGCCGTCGTCCATTGTACTGGATATATTAAAAACTGGCCTCCTACAG GCATGCAGATGGACCGCCCGGTGGAAGACGAGCTCCATGCTTCACATTGCTGTCTCGTCGCCATCGGAAGATTACAG GTGACATCAACACCAAACGCGTCGGAGAGCAGCGtgtgcggcggcggcgtggaGTTCGTGTCGCGGCACTCGGCGGACGGGCGGTTCACGTTCGCGGACCAGCGCGCCACGCAGGTGGTCGGGTACGCGCCCGCCGACCTGCTCGGGAAACTGTGCTACGAGTTCTACCACCCCGAGGACCAACAGCATATGAGGGACAACTTTGACCAAG TGCTGAAATTAAAGGGCCAAATAATCTCTTTGATGTACCGGTTTCGCACCAAAAGCAGAGAGTGGGTTTGGCTGAGAACTTCCGCCTTCGCCTTCTTAAATCCATACAACGACGACGTAGAATATATCGTTTGCACAAATACCTTGGCTAA TCGTTCGTTGGGCAGTACAGCGGGCGAGGCGGCGCCCGAGGAGAACTACGACTACCACCTGCGGCACCGGGACGTGTACCAGGCGCAGGCGCAGGCGCAGCCTCCCGCCATACACCAGCAGCATCACGCGCCGCCAG TAGGCGCGGCGGCGCACGCGCGCTCCCCGGGCGAGGCGGGCGCGCCGGCCGCGGGCTACGCGCCGCACTACGCGCCCGAGTACTCGCCGCACAGGCCCGCCAACACGCCGCCGCACACCACCTGGACCACCCTGCGCCCG GGCGGCGCCGGCAACGAGACGTACGCGTACAGCGGcgaggcgggcggcgcggcgggcgcggccgcgTCCCCCGCGCgctcgccgcccgcgcccgcctaCCTGCCGCCCGCCGCGCACTACCACCACCCGCACCCCACGCACG GTATGTGGTCGTGGCAGGGCGGCGGCGCAGGCGGCGTGGCGCCGGCGCCGGGCGCTGAGGCGGGCCACGCGCCGCACGAGCTGTCCGACATGCTGCAGATACTGGACCAGAGCGGCGGCGCCACCTTCGAAGACCTCAATATCAACATGTTCAACTCCAACTTCGAATAG